Proteins from a single region of Labedella gwakjiensis:
- a CDS encoding NAD(P)-dependent alcohol dehydrogenase, with amino-acid sequence MRSARALGTTEQGATPTVRDIERRDLRPDDVAVRVTFSGVCHSDLHAVDSHTDGSLLVPGHEFVGEVTAVGADVTGFAVGDPVAVGNIVDSCGACDMCLAGQENFCREFPTLTYGGRDRRDGSTTLGGYSTEYVVREGFVYHRPASLDAAGVAPLMCAGATVWEPLRRWNVGPGVRVGVVGLGGLGHLAVKLAAALGADVTVFTTSAGKEADARALGARDVVVSTDESAMTAVAARFDVIFDTVAVPHELAPYLRTVALDGTLCVLGYLGSLPVNMLDLALGHKSVSSGGSAGRPHTQELLDFCGEHGITADVEVLPSRDVATAFDRLRRNDVRYRFVLDLADLAD; translated from the coding sequence ATGCGATCAGCACGAGCCCTCGGCACGACCGAGCAGGGCGCGACCCCGACCGTCCGCGACATCGAGCGGCGCGACCTGCGTCCGGACGACGTGGCCGTGCGCGTCACCTTCAGTGGCGTCTGCCACAGCGACCTCCACGCCGTCGACTCGCACACGGACGGCTCGCTCCTCGTGCCGGGCCACGAGTTCGTGGGCGAGGTGACGGCCGTCGGCGCGGACGTGACGGGGTTCGCCGTCGGCGACCCCGTCGCGGTGGGGAACATCGTCGACTCGTGCGGCGCGTGCGACATGTGCCTGGCCGGGCAGGAGAACTTCTGCCGCGAGTTCCCCACGCTCACCTATGGGGGCCGCGACCGTCGCGACGGATCGACGACCCTCGGCGGGTATTCCACCGAGTACGTGGTGCGCGAGGGCTTCGTGTACCACCGGCCCGCCTCGCTCGATGCGGCGGGAGTCGCCCCGCTCATGTGCGCGGGGGCCACGGTGTGGGAGCCGCTCCGCCGGTGGAACGTGGGCCCGGGCGTGCGCGTCGGCGTCGTGGGTCTCGGCGGGCTCGGGCACCTCGCCGTCAAGCTCGCCGCGGCGCTCGGTGCCGATGTCACCGTCTTCACGACCTCGGCCGGGAAGGAGGCGGATGCGCGTGCGCTCGGAGCGCGGGACGTCGTCGTGTCCACCGACGAGTCCGCGATGACGGCCGTGGCCGCACGGTTCGACGTGATCTTCGACACCGTCGCCGTGCCGCACGAGCTCGCCCCGTACCTGCGGACCGTCGCGCTCGACGGCACGCTGTGCGTGCTCGGCTATCTGGGCTCGCTCCCCGTGAACATGCTCGACCTCGCGCTCGGCCATAAGAGTGTGAGCTCCGGGGGCAGCGCCGGACGCCCGCACACGCAGGAACTGCTCGACTTCTGCGGCGAGCACGGCATCACGGCCGACGTCGAGGTGCTCCCGTCCCGCGACGTCGCCACGGCGTTCGATCGCCTGCGCCGCAACGACGTGCGCTACCGCTTCGTCCTCGACCTCGCGGACCTCGCCGACTGA
- a CDS encoding TetR family transcriptional regulator: MISRPPTPKGEATRQRILDAATAEFSEYGIAGARIDRIAAASQTNKAQIYAYVGNKEALFETVFAASLERIVDVVPIDADDVADWAVRLYDEYLKRPDLIRLATWQRLERRPRGTLVDEGARLDAGKLSAISAAQKSGAITVQGDPFDVMALVISMSMAWSPVSNVYAADADEARTEHDRRRAILRETVERAFMR; this comes from the coding sequence ATGATCTCGAGACCCCCCACGCCGAAGGGCGAGGCGACCCGCCAACGCATCCTCGACGCCGCGACGGCCGAGTTCTCCGAATACGGGATCGCCGGCGCCCGCATCGACCGCATCGCGGCAGCGTCGCAGACGAACAAGGCACAGATCTACGCGTACGTCGGCAACAAGGAGGCGCTCTTCGAGACCGTTTTCGCCGCGTCGCTCGAACGCATCGTCGACGTCGTGCCGATCGACGCCGACGACGTGGCGGACTGGGCCGTCCGGCTCTACGACGAGTACCTCAAGCGCCCGGACCTCATCCGCCTCGCCACCTGGCAACGCCTCGAGCGGCGCCCGCGAGGCACGCTCGTCGACGAGGGCGCCCGCCTGGACGCCGGCAAGCTCTCGGCCATCTCGGCCGCGCAGAAATCGGGCGCGATCACCGTTCAGGGCGACCCCTTCGACGTCATGGCCCTCGTCATCTCGATGTCGATGGCCTGGTCGCCCGTGAGCAACGTCTACGCCGCGGACGCCGACGAAGCGAGAACCGAGCACGACCGCCGCCGCGCGATCCTCCGCGAGACCGTCGAACGCGCGTTCATGCGCTGA
- a CDS encoding Gfo/Idh/MocA family protein, with amino-acid sequence MTEHIRTGIIGYGLSGRVFHAPLLAADADFRLDAIVTGDPSRTDDAREAHPDADVIPSPDEFFERAGDLDLVVIATANSSHAALAQRAIENGLAVVVDKPFAVGSAEGGEVLREARERDTILSVFQNRRWDGDFLTVRELAARGELGEVFSFESRMERWRPTLRAGWKAEAPVEQGGGVLYDLGPHVIDQAIQLLGPVSSVHAEIDTRGQGRSADDDVLLSILHESGVRSRLSLSTVSALPTDRFRVRGTSAAYVIGGTDPQEQQLGEGLPVTDPGYGRTPESAWGLIGAGDEQHPVETLPGDYPAFYRGLAEAIRGEGPLPVDPADSLEVLAIIEEAHASAEYSR; translated from the coding sequence GTGACGGAGCATATACGGACAGGGATCATCGGCTACGGACTGTCCGGGCGGGTGTTCCACGCACCACTGCTCGCAGCGGATGCCGACTTCCGGCTGGACGCGATCGTGACGGGAGACCCGTCGCGAACCGACGACGCCCGCGAGGCGCACCCGGACGCCGACGTGATCCCGAGCCCCGACGAGTTCTTCGAACGCGCCGGTGACCTCGACCTCGTCGTGATCGCCACGGCGAACTCCTCTCACGCGGCCCTCGCCCAGCGCGCCATCGAGAACGGCCTCGCCGTCGTGGTCGACAAGCCGTTCGCCGTGGGCTCGGCCGAGGGCGGCGAGGTGCTCCGCGAAGCCCGCGAGCGCGACACGATCCTCTCCGTCTTCCAGAACCGCCGGTGGGACGGCGACTTCCTCACGGTGCGTGAGCTCGCGGCCCGCGGAGAGCTCGGTGAGGTGTTCTCGTTCGAGTCGCGCATGGAGCGCTGGCGTCCCACCCTCCGGGCCGGCTGGAAGGCCGAGGCGCCCGTCGAGCAGGGCGGCGGCGTGCTCTACGACCTCGGTCCGCACGTGATCGACCAGGCCATCCAGCTCCTCGGACCCGTGTCCTCCGTGCATGCGGAGATCGACACGCGCGGCCAGGGACGTTCGGCCGACGACGACGTGCTCCTGTCGATCCTGCACGAGTCGGGGGTGCGCTCGCGCCTCTCGCTCAGCACCGTGAGCGCCCTCCCGACGGACCGCTTCCGCGTCCGTGGCACGAGCGCCGCATACGTCATCGGAGGGACGGACCCGCAGGAGCAGCAGCTCGGAGAGGGCCTGCCGGTCACCGACCCCGGCTACGGCCGCACCCCCGAGAGCGCCTGGGGCCTCATCGGCGCCGGCGACGAGCAGCACCCGGTGGAGACGCTCCCTGGCGACTACCCCGCCTTCTACCGCGGACTCGCCGAGGCGATCCGCGGCGAGGGCCCCCTCCCCGTCGACCCGGCGGACAGCCTCGAGGTGCTCGCCATCATCGAGGAGGCGCACGCCTCCGCGGAGTACTCCCGCTAG
- a CDS encoding SDR family oxidoreductase produces MTRDQYTFADPTTLYPVISPPVQQQEEPGLQGRMDPVPDLGEDTYRGTGRLAGRRALITGADSGIGGAVAIAFAREGADIALSYLPEEEEDARHVIGLIEAAGRTAVPIPGDLRDPAYCRRLVEEAVEGLGGLDAVVNVAGKQVWVPEIADLSDEQFEATFRTNVFAAFHVIKAALPHLPAGSTIVNTASAEAYTPAPDRLDYASTKGAINNFSKGLAQQLASTGIRVNVVAPGPTWTALQPSHGVDPETLPEFGSSEAPIGRAAQPAEIAPAYVFLTSAESSFVIGETLNVNGGMVTP; encoded by the coding sequence GTGACCCGCGACCAGTACACGTTCGCCGACCCGACCACCCTGTATCCCGTGATCTCGCCTCCCGTGCAGCAGCAGGAGGAGCCGGGGCTGCAGGGTCGTATGGATCCCGTGCCGGACCTCGGTGAGGACACCTACCGCGGCACCGGTCGGTTGGCCGGACGCCGCGCCCTCATCACGGGCGCGGACTCCGGCATCGGCGGGGCCGTGGCGATCGCGTTCGCGCGCGAGGGCGCCGACATCGCGCTCTCCTATCTGCCCGAAGAGGAGGAGGACGCGCGCCACGTGATCGGCCTCATCGAGGCGGCGGGACGCACGGCGGTGCCGATCCCCGGCGACCTCAGGGACCCGGCCTACTGCCGCCGCCTCGTGGAGGAGGCGGTCGAGGGCCTTGGCGGACTCGACGCCGTCGTCAACGTCGCCGGCAAGCAGGTGTGGGTGCCCGAGATCGCCGACCTGAGCGACGAGCAGTTCGAGGCGACGTTCCGCACCAACGTCTTCGCGGCCTTCCACGTGATCAAAGCGGCGCTCCCGCACCTTCCCGCGGGCTCGACGATCGTCAACACGGCGTCGGCGGAGGCCTACACCCCCGCTCCCGACCGGCTCGACTACGCCTCGACGAAGGGGGCGATCAACAACTTCTCGAAGGGTCTGGCGCAGCAGCTCGCGTCGACGGGGATCCGCGTGAACGTCGTCGCCCCCGGCCCCACGTGGACGGCGCTCCAGCCGTCGCACGGCGTCGATCCCGAGACCCTCCCCGAGTTCGGCTCGAGCGAGGCGCCCATCGGTCGTGCGGCCCAACCGGCCGAGATCGCACCGGCTTACGTGTTCCTCACGTCGGCGGAGTCGAGCTTCGTCATTGGCGAGACGCTCAACGTGAACGGCGGCATGGTCACGCCCTGA
- a CDS encoding alpha/beta hydrolase, with protein MSTSPSSRPTAFALHALGSSARAFDGVAEALADSLDVQAIDLPGFGDAAAMTGTSIPETIRHVERAIRRSGATRWILVGHSMGGKIASMVAARALAGESELFGLAGVALLAASPPVPEPMEEDRRRQMLSWAQGDAISAEDARTFVDANVGTGLAPDADARAIDDVRRTSTAAWRAWFETGSREDRSTDVGVLDLPALILAGGEDGDLGEDAQRRLNETVYPRADVEVLPGVGHLLPLERPLAVADAIRRFWTTSAGVGPAVPPDVAAVIASPRTSARTRGLLAQRAVADDPRATPQALTDVQLATLRVLADRVVPQDEPAIDIALRVDTQLAGGGGDGWRNADLPTDREAYAIALDALAPLRTRSPRELDTVIAQLSEGTYDEHDHFTAAQFAAWFEDARVDLVRQWLAHPATMARIGFDGFANGGDDVFTGFALLGADEREDWEMLPVIPR; from the coding sequence ATGTCGACGTCCCCGTCCTCACGACCGACGGCATTCGCGTTGCACGCGCTCGGGTCGAGCGCTCGAGCATTCGACGGGGTCGCCGAAGCGCTCGCCGACAGCCTCGACGTGCAGGCGATCGATCTCCCGGGCTTCGGCGACGCCGCCGCCATGACCGGGACGAGCATCCCGGAGACCATCCGCCACGTGGAGCGCGCGATCCGGCGCAGCGGTGCGACCCGGTGGATCCTCGTCGGGCACAGCATGGGAGGGAAGATCGCGTCGATGGTCGCCGCACGCGCTCTTGCCGGCGAGTCCGAGCTGTTCGGCCTCGCCGGCGTCGCGCTCCTCGCGGCGTCGCCGCCCGTGCCGGAGCCGATGGAGGAGGACCGCCGCCGACAGATGCTCTCGTGGGCGCAGGGCGACGCGATCAGCGCAGAGGACGCGCGCACGTTCGTGGACGCGAACGTGGGCACGGGCCTCGCGCCCGACGCGGACGCGCGCGCGATCGACGACGTCCGCCGTACCTCCACCGCCGCGTGGCGCGCGTGGTTCGAGACCGGCAGCCGCGAGGACCGCTCGACGGACGTCGGCGTGCTCGACCTCCCCGCGCTCATCCTCGCGGGTGGCGAGGACGGCGACCTGGGCGAGGACGCGCAACGGCGCCTCAACGAAACCGTCTATCCGCGCGCGGACGTCGAGGTCCTCCCGGGCGTCGGCCACCTCCTGCCACTCGAACGACCGCTCGCCGTGGCAGACGCCATCCGTCGATTCTGGACGACGTCGGCCGGCGTCGGACCGGCCGTCCCCCCGGACGTGGCCGCCGTGATCGCGTCGCCGCGGACGAGCGCCCGCACTCGTGGCCTCCTCGCGCAGCGGGCCGTCGCCGACGACCCGCGAGCGACCCCGCAGGCTCTCACCGATGTCCAGCTCGCGACCCTCCGAGTGCTCGCCGACCGCGTGGTCCCCCAGGACGAACCGGCCATCGACATCGCCCTCCGGGTGGACACGCAGCTCGCGGGCGGGGGAGGCGACGGCTGGCGCAACGCCGACCTGCCCACCGATCGGGAGGCGTACGCCATCGCGCTCGACGCGCTCGCCCCGTTGCGCACCCGCTCGCCGCGCGAGCTCGACACCGTCATCGCGCAGCTCTCCGAGGGCACGTACGACGAGCACGACCACTTCACCGCCGCGCAGTTCGCCGCGTGGTTCGAAGACGCCCGCGTGGACCTCGTGCGCCAGTGGCTCGCCCACCCGGCCACGATGGCCCGCATCGGCTTCGACGGTTTCGCGAACGGCGGAGACGACGTCTTCACCGGCTTCGCGCTGCTCGGCGCCGACGAACGAGAGGACTGGGAGATGCTCCCCGTGATCCCCCGATGA
- a CDS encoding GMC family oxidoreductase, with protein MNLTDMRTYADDEVVDAVIVGTGAGGAPLLAALAARGLRVVALEAGDNTEPHEHTPDEIAAADDINWMDERLSGGETPTAFGPNNSGRGVGGSTLHWGAFAPRPSEHDLRLRSESGRGEDWPIDHAELVGYIETVEHFVGVSGPSHYPWDPDRRYLFPPVARNASADMMIRGCEAVGVRATDAPAALVTRDHDHDHGGHRSACANCGTCHQGCRNGAKVSMDTTYLPQAVADGAEIRPGSTVHGIERGPDGRVTAVVYRRDGVDHRQRCANLFLCAGGVETPRLLLHTGIGNSSGQVGRNFMAHGGVQVWGRFEQEMRGYRGYPSSIISEDFVRPAGADFAGGYLMQSLGVMPLTLATTLVRGAGLWGRELVEAMDGYRFMAGIGINGECLPSEGNLLELADEVDDLGIPKARITFSAGENEDAIDRHAIRTMTSIVEAAGATATMVLPRTAHTLGTARMGSDRERAVVDPDGRSFDVPNLWICDNSVFPSSLIANPALATMALSLRTADRFLASAR; from the coding sequence ATGAACCTCACCGACATGCGCACCTACGCCGACGACGAGGTCGTCGACGCCGTGATCGTGGGAACGGGCGCCGGCGGCGCTCCCCTGCTGGCCGCGCTCGCTGCGCGCGGCCTCCGCGTCGTCGCGCTCGAGGCCGGCGACAACACGGAGCCCCATGAGCACACCCCCGACGAGATCGCGGCCGCTGACGACATCAACTGGATGGACGAGCGGCTGAGCGGCGGGGAGACCCCGACGGCGTTCGGTCCGAACAACTCGGGGCGCGGCGTGGGCGGATCGACGCTGCACTGGGGAGCGTTCGCGCCCCGCCCGAGTGAGCACGACCTCCGACTCCGTTCCGAATCGGGTCGCGGCGAGGACTGGCCGATCGACCACGCGGAACTCGTGGGCTACATCGAGACGGTCGAACACTTCGTGGGCGTCTCCGGTCCTTCCCACTACCCGTGGGACCCGGACCGCCGCTACCTCTTCCCGCCCGTCGCACGCAACGCATCGGCCGACATGATGATCCGGGGCTGCGAGGCCGTGGGCGTCCGCGCTACCGACGCACCGGCGGCGCTCGTGACGCGCGACCACGATCACGACCACGGCGGCCACCGTTCCGCGTGCGCCAACTGCGGCACATGTCACCAGGGCTGCCGCAACGGCGCCAAGGTGAGCATGGACACCACCTACCTGCCGCAGGCCGTCGCGGACGGCGCCGAGATCCGGCCGGGCTCGACCGTTCACGGCATCGAGCGCGGACCCGACGGCCGCGTGACGGCCGTCGTCTACCGCCGCGACGGCGTCGACCACCGCCAGCGCTGCGCGAACCTGTTCCTCTGTGCCGGTGGCGTCGAGACGCCGCGGCTCCTGCTCCACACCGGGATCGGCAACAGCAGCGGCCAGGTCGGCCGCAACTTCATGGCCCACGGTGGCGTGCAGGTGTGGGGCCGGTTCGAGCAGGAGATGCGCGGCTACCGCGGATACCCCTCGTCGATCATCTCGGAGGACTTCGTGCGGCCGGCCGGTGCCGACTTCGCGGGCGGCTACCTCATGCAGAGCCTCGGCGTCATGCCGCTCACACTCGCGACGACCCTCGTCCGTGGCGCAGGTCTCTGGGGACGGGAACTCGTCGAGGCGATGGACGGCTACAGGTTCATGGCGGGTATCGGCATCAACGGCGAGTGCCTGCCGAGCGAGGGAAACCTCCTCGAGCTCGCCGACGAGGTCGACGACCTCGGCATCCCGAAGGCGCGGATCACGTTCAGCGCCGGCGAGAACGAGGACGCGATCGACCGACACGCCATCCGCACGATGACCTCGATCGTCGAGGCCGCCGGGGCGACGGCGACGATGGTGCTGCCCCGAACGGCGCACACCCTCGGCACCGCCCGTATGGGGTCGGACCGCGAACGCGCGGTCGTGGACCCCGATGGCCGCAGCTTCGACGTGCCGAACCTGTGGATCTGCGACAACTCGGTCTTCCCGAGCTCGCTCATCGCCAACCCGGCCCTCGCGACCATGGCTCTCTCCCTCCGCACGGCCGACCGATTCTTGGCCTCCGCGCGCTGA
- a CDS encoding iron chaperone, whose translation MANEVSEYIAELPEPERSRIREIYDRARALVPDAVEGVSYGMPSLIYRGKGLVSVMNTKKHIGVYPYGNLADLADDVAAAGLGSTKGSIHLRAGERLPDDLLERFVRRRVAQIDGA comes from the coding sequence ATGGCGAACGAGGTGAGCGAGTACATCGCAGAGCTGCCGGAACCCGAGCGGTCGCGGATCCGTGAGATCTACGATCGGGCGCGAGCGCTCGTGCCCGACGCGGTCGAGGGCGTGAGCTACGGCATGCCGTCGCTCATCTACCGCGGCAAGGGCCTCGTCTCGGTCATGAACACGAAGAAGCACATCGGCGTCTACCCGTACGGGAACCTCGCGGACCTCGCGGACGATGTGGCCGCGGCCGGACTCGGGAGCACGAAGGGATCGATCCACCTGCGCGCAGGTGAACGCCTCCCCGACGACCTGCTCGAGCGATTCGTGCGGAGACGGGTCGCACAGATCGACGGGGCGTGA
- a CDS encoding GNAT family N-acetyltransferase yields the protein MFTIVPATPATVADTADVLASAFENETVMGSLITGRNRRSRLAGLFRALMASGALATGRVDVARRDDDGAVLGAAIWEAPGHHASLFSQVRRAPEFLRALGWSGLPAALRLQGVLGTYRPAEPHWYLAQIGVGDAARGAGVGSALLTSRLAAIDASGMPAYLESSNERNRALYRRYGFTTIANVEGIPGASPAAMWRRAAVA from the coding sequence GTGTTCACCATCGTCCCCGCCACACCCGCCACCGTCGCCGACACCGCCGATGTGCTCGCGTCCGCCTTCGAGAACGAGACGGTGATGGGTTCGCTCATCACCGGGAGGAACCGCCGTTCCCGCCTCGCCGGGCTGTTCCGGGCGCTCATGGCGTCGGGTGCGCTCGCGACCGGCCGCGTCGACGTGGCCCGTCGCGACGACGACGGCGCCGTCCTCGGTGCCGCGATCTGGGAGGCGCCCGGTCACCACGCGTCGTTGTTCTCCCAGGTGCGCCGCGCCCCGGAATTCCTCCGCGCGCTCGGTTGGAGCGGCCTTCCGGCGGCTCTCCGCCTACAGGGCGTCCTCGGCACGTACCGGCCGGCCGAGCCGCACTGGTACCTCGCGCAGATCGGTGTCGGCGACGCGGCGCGCGGCGCGGGGGTGGGGTCGGCCCTCCTCACGTCGCGGCTCGCCGCGATCGATGCGTCGGGCATGCCCGCCTACCTCGAATCGTCGAACGAGCGCAATCGTGCCCTGTACCGCCGCTACGGTTTCACGACGATCGCGAACGTCGAGGGCATCCCCGGGGCCTCGCCCGCCGCGATGTGGAGGCGGGCGGCCGTCGCCTGA
- a CDS encoding TetR/AcrR family transcriptional regulator, with translation MRPSNRSDILDAALRVVDRAEGADITYDSVAREAGLTKAGLMYHFPSKDAMMIAIIEHVVGRWQAELLDVLGAPLEGSTLEDRVRAFVHFAGSGGVTQGEFVVFSEAVRRPTLSQPWLDYLRRWFDFAADADPTPLLLVWLATNGLWISEATGVLDVSDVQRERLVALMLRVIDGETVS, from the coding sequence ATGAGGCCGAGCAACCGATCAGACATCCTCGACGCCGCACTGCGGGTGGTCGACAGGGCCGAGGGCGCCGACATCACGTACGACTCGGTGGCGCGCGAGGCGGGGCTCACGAAGGCCGGTCTCATGTACCACTTCCCGTCGAAGGACGCGATGATGATCGCGATCATCGAGCACGTCGTCGGTCGGTGGCAGGCCGAGCTGCTCGATGTGCTCGGCGCCCCGCTCGAGGGATCGACGCTCGAGGACCGCGTGCGTGCCTTCGTGCACTTCGCCGGGTCCGGCGGTGTCACGCAGGGCGAGTTCGTGGTCTTCTCGGAAGCTGTCCGGCGCCCGACGCTCTCGCAGCCGTGGCTCGACTACCTGCGCCGCTGGTTCGACTTCGCTGCAGACGCCGATCCGACGCCCCTCCTCCTCGTCTGGCTCGCGACGAACGGTCTGTGGATCAGCGAGGCCACGGGAGTGCTCGACGTCTCCGACGTGCAGCGGGAGCGGCTCGTCGCACTGATGCTGCGAGTGATCGACGGAGAGACGGTCTCATGA
- a CDS encoding DoxX family protein yields MVPFIVLVAAFVAALLVTARGTARRPDVTVALRIAVAAMFLVSGSSHFVGMREELIDMVPDLFPNPDLVIDLTGVLELAAALAMVSRRLAPWAATGLTLLLIAMFPANVELALSGADLPWNQTLVPRSVMQVVFVVATSVLAVRGFASLRRSRGATSERTTATESTTV; encoded by the coding sequence ATGGTTCCGTTCATCGTCCTCGTCGCCGCATTCGTCGCGGCCCTCCTCGTCACGGCTCGCGGCACTGCGCGGCGTCCCGATGTCACGGTGGCGCTCCGCATCGCCGTCGCCGCGATGTTCCTCGTCTCGGGCTCGAGTCACTTCGTCGGGATGAGGGAGGAGTTGATCGACATGGTGCCCGACCTGTTCCCGAATCCGGACCTCGTCATCGACCTGACGGGCGTCCTCGAGCTCGCCGCCGCTCTGGCGATGGTGTCCCGCCGCCTCGCCCCGTGGGCGGCGACCGGGCTCACGTTGCTGCTGATCGCGATGTTCCCGGCCAATGTCGAGCTCGCCCTGTCGGGAGCCGACCTGCCGTGGAATCAGACACTCGTCCCGCGCTCGGTCATGCAGGTGGTCTTCGTCGTCGCCACGTCCGTGTTGGCCGTGCGCGGCTTCGCCTCGCTCCGCCGTTCCCGCGGAGCCACGAGCGAGCGGACCACGGCGACGGAATCCACCACCGTGTGA
- a CDS encoding MerR family transcriptional regulator: MRISELATASGVPIATLKFYLREGMLERGTVTAATRAEYGPEHLERVGLIGALTGVRGLPLAKVREILAIIDEPDADLVAAMGHGVAALPPYVETPTVTSERAASTARALGIEFDPEYPASAQLEAAIEGLERAGLAWDDDIARRYWDAVLPLAREELAPVSSMSDREAVAYAVLGTALYEPVILALRRLAHRRLAEDR, translated from the coding sequence ATGCGCATCTCGGAACTCGCCACCGCGAGCGGCGTGCCCATCGCCACCCTGAAGTTCTACCTGCGCGAGGGCATGCTCGAGCGCGGCACCGTGACCGCCGCGACGCGCGCCGAATACGGGCCGGAGCACCTCGAACGCGTCGGCCTCATCGGAGCCTTGACCGGGGTCCGCGGACTCCCCCTCGCCAAAGTGCGCGAGATCCTCGCGATCATCGACGAACCCGATGCCGACCTCGTCGCCGCGATGGGACACGGGGTCGCGGCGCTGCCGCCCTATGTCGAGACGCCGACGGTCACCTCCGAGCGCGCCGCGTCGACGGCTCGGGCTCTCGGCATCGAGTTCGACCCCGAGTACCCCGCCTCAGCCCAACTCGAGGCGGCCATCGAGGGGCTCGAGCGGGCCGGACTCGCGTGGGACGACGACATCGCCCGACGCTATTGGGACGCGGTCCTCCCCCTCGCCCGGGAGGAACTCGCGCCCGTCTCCTCGATGAGCGATCGCGAGGCGGTGGCCTACGCCGTGCTCGGCACCGCCCTCTACGAGCCGGTCATCCTCGCCCTCCGCCGCCTCGCCCACCGCCGGCTCGCCGAAGACCGGTGA